One segment of Peromyscus leucopus breed LL Stock chromosome 5, UCI_PerLeu_2.1, whole genome shotgun sequence DNA contains the following:
- the LOC114708030 gene encoding estradiol 17 beta-dehydrogenase 5, producing the protein MNSKQQTVKLSDGHFIPVLGFGTYAPQEVPKTKATEATKIAIDAGFRHIDSASMYQNEEEVGLAIRSKIAEGTVKREDIFYTTKLWCTFHRPELVQFCLEQSLKKLQLHYVDLYLIHFPISLKPGENYLPTDENGKTIFDTVDLCATWEAMERCKDAGLTKSIGVSNFNRRQLEMILNKPGLKYKPVCNQVECHLYLNQGKLLDFCKSKDIVLVAYSALGSHREKKWVDHNTPILLDDPVLGSMAKKYKRTPALIALRYQLQRGVVVLAKSFTEKRIKENIQVFEFQLTSEDMKVLDGLNKNIRYISGSIFKGHPEFPFSDEY; encoded by the exons ATGAATTCTAAACAGCAGACAGTGAAACTAAGTGATGGTCACTTCATCCCTGTACTGGGTTTTGGTACCTATGCACCTCAAGAG GTACCCAAGACTAAGGCTACAGAAGCCACCAAAATAGCTATAGATGCTGGTTTCCGCCATATTGATTCTGCTTCTATGTATCAAAATGAAGAGGAGGTGGGACTGGCCATCCGAAGCAAGATTGCAGAAGGCACTGTGAAAAGGGAAGATATATTTTATACAACAAAG CTTTGGTGTACTTTTCATCGTCCAGAACTGGTGCAATTTTGCTTGGAACAGTCACTGAAGAAACTCCAATTGCACTATGTGGACCTGTACCTTATTCATTTCCCAATATCTCTGAAG CCAGGAGAGAATTATCTTCCAACAGATGAGAATGGAAAAACCATATTTGACACAGTGGATCTCTGTGCCACCTGGGAG GCCATGGAGAGGTGTAAGGATGCAGGACTGACCAAGTCCATCGGGGTGTCCAACTTTAACCGGAGGCAGCTGGAGATGATCCTGAACAAGCCAGGGCTCAAGTACAAGCCTGTGTGCAATCAG gTAGAATGTCATCTTTATCTCAACCAGGGAAAACTTCTGGATTTCTGCAAGTCAAAAGACATAGTTCTGGTTGCTTACAGTGCTCTGGGAAGCCACcgagaaaaaaaatg GGTAGACCACAATACCCCCATTCTTTTGGATGATCCAGTTCTTGGTTCCATGGCAAAAAAATACAAGCGAACTCCAGCCCTGATTGCTCTTCGCTATCAGCTGCAGCGTGGGGTTGTGGTCCTAGCCAAGAGTTTCACAGAGAAGAGGATAAAAGAGAACATACAG gtttttgaatTTCAGTTGACTTCAGAGGACATGAAAGTCCTTGATGGCCTAAATAAAAATATCCGATACATATCCGGTTCCAT